Proteins encoded within one genomic window of Haladaptatus sp. QDMS2:
- a CDS encoding tyrosine--tRNA ligase translates to MDREERVHLVSRNTEEVVTEEELEAIFDEKETPTVYIGYAPTGEMHIGHFTTMRKLADFLNAGLKVKVLVADLHAHLDDEKSPFDLLDARTDYYQEAIEGMIDAAGADGSQIEFVRGRDFELDSWYSLDLLRMAADTTISRVQRAGSEVVRQSDNPKLGGLIYPLMQTLDIPALDADIAYGGIDQRGIYMLSREILPEHGYEAPICVFAPLLSGLTGGKMSASDESSKVNLTDDEDDVIVKINDAYCPQGEVEENGVLEYLRFLVFPILAERGETFVIERPEKYGGNIVYESYDELEADFVSEELHPLDLKNATGAYISDIIDPIRERFADQHDLLADAYPEKYA, encoded by the coding sequence ATGGACCGAGAGGAGCGCGTACACCTCGTTTCGCGCAATACAGAGGAGGTCGTCACCGAGGAGGAACTGGAGGCCATTTTCGACGAAAAGGAGACGCCCACTGTCTACATCGGGTACGCTCCGACCGGCGAGATGCACATCGGGCACTTCACGACGATGCGAAAGCTTGCGGACTTTCTCAACGCTGGCCTGAAGGTGAAGGTGCTGGTCGCCGACCTGCACGCTCATCTGGACGACGAGAAGAGTCCGTTCGACTTGCTCGACGCCCGGACCGACTACTATCAGGAGGCCATCGAGGGCATGATCGACGCCGCCGGTGCGGACGGGTCGCAAATCGAGTTCGTCCGGGGACGCGACTTCGAACTCGATAGCTGGTACTCCCTCGACTTGCTTCGCATGGCCGCGGACACGACCATCAGTCGCGTCCAGCGTGCGGGCAGCGAAGTCGTCCGCCAGAGCGACAACCCGAAACTCGGCGGCCTCATCTACCCGCTGATGCAGACGCTCGACATCCCCGCGCTCGACGCCGACATCGCCTACGGTGGCATCGACCAGCGCGGCATCTACATGCTCAGCCGCGAGATTCTCCCAGAACACGGCTACGAGGCTCCTATCTGCGTGTTCGCCCCGCTGCTCTCCGGCCTCACGGGCGGCAAGATGAGCGCTTCGGACGAATCCTCGAAGGTGAACCTCACCGACGACGAGGACGACGTCATCGTGAAGATAAACGACGCCTACTGCCCGCAGGGTGAAGTCGAGGAAAACGGCGTCCTCGAATACCTCCGCTTCCTCGTCTTCCCGATTCTCGCAGAGCGCGGCGAGACCTTCGTCATCGAGCGCCCGGAGAAGTACGGCGGCAACATCGTCTACGAGTCGTACGACGAACTCGAAGCCGATTTTGTGTCAGAAGAACTGCACCCGCTCGACCTGAAGAACGCGACGGGTGCGTACATCTCGGACATCATCGACCCGATTCGCGAACGCTTCGCCGACCAGCATGACCTCCTCGCCGACGCCTACCCCGAGAAATACGCCTGA
- a CDS encoding DoxX family protein: MVFETTGAAVAFLLARVLLGGMLAFTGFNHFMQTEQMTGYADMKGVPAPKLSVLLSGGLLVFGGLSVILGFYPVVGAGALAVFLLVTTPKMHDFWNAPADQQQSEMTAFLKNVGLLGGVLLLLALGGVTWPYAVGVGLF; encoded by the coding sequence ATGGTGTTCGAGACGACCGGTGCGGCGGTCGCGTTCCTGCTCGCTCGTGTCCTGCTCGGCGGGATGCTCGCGTTCACCGGATTCAACCACTTCATGCAGACCGAACAGATGACTGGCTACGCTGACATGAAGGGCGTGCCCGCGCCGAAGCTCTCGGTGCTCCTCTCTGGAGGCCTCCTCGTCTTCGGCGGCCTCTCGGTGATTCTCGGGTTCTATCCCGTCGTCGGAGCCGGCGCGCTCGCGGTGTTCCTCCTCGTCACGACGCCGAAGATGCACGACTTCTGGAATGCGCCGGCAGACCAGCAGCAGTCGGAAATGACGGCCTTCCTGAAAAACGTCGGCCTGCTCGGTGGCGTGCTCCTCTTGCTCGCCCTCGGCGGCGTGACGTGGCCCTACGCGGTGGGCGTGGGCCTGTTCTGA
- a CDS encoding flavin reductase family protein, which yields MEIDPTTLDGTLYRTLAAGVVPRPIAWVSTRSEAGVDNLAPYSFFNVVSVDPPTIMFAPVDRGDDLKDTPKNVLDTEEFVVNVVTEEFATQMNESSATLPHGESEFDHAGLDRVASTKVAPPRVAGIKVAYECRLTDFVDVGASSMVLGEVVNVYVDDSVTTGGKLDVEKLDAVGRLSGSWYAKTTDRFSLERPE from the coding sequence ATGGAAATCGACCCAACCACGCTCGATGGAACGTTGTACAGAACGCTCGCCGCCGGCGTCGTCCCCCGGCCAATCGCGTGGGTGAGTACCCGCAGCGAAGCCGGCGTCGATAACCTCGCGCCGTACTCGTTTTTCAACGTCGTGAGCGTCGACCCGCCGACGATAATGTTCGCGCCCGTGGACCGCGGCGACGACCTCAAAGACACGCCGAAGAACGTCCTCGACACCGAGGAGTTCGTCGTGAACGTCGTCACCGAGGAGTTCGCGACACAGATGAACGAGAGTTCCGCGACGCTCCCTCACGGCGAAAGCGAGTTCGACCACGCCGGCTTGGACCGCGTGGCATCGACGAAGGTGGCTCCACCGCGCGTCGCAGGCATCAAGGTCGCCTACGAGTGTCGCCTCACCGACTTCGTGGACGTCGGCGCGTCCTCGATGGTCCTCGGCGAAGTCGTGAACGTGTACGTCGACGATTCGGTGACGACAGGCGGCAAACTCGACGTGGAGAAACTCGATGCCGTGGGCCGTCTCTCTGGAAGTTGGTACGCGAAGACGACGGACCGATTCTCGCTCGAACGCCCGGAGTAA
- a CDS encoding RidA family protein: MDRQNVSSGTEWEQLVGYSRAVRVGNRVSVSGTTATDESGTIVGKDDPAAQTKQTLENVGKALEKAGAGFEDVIRTRIYVTDIDDWEAIGRAHGEVFGEIRPATSMVEVRRLIDPAMLVEIEAEAVVTEPPL; this comes from the coding sequence ATGGACCGACAGAACGTGTCGAGTGGGACGGAGTGGGAACAGCTTGTAGGGTATTCGCGGGCGGTTCGTGTCGGAAACCGCGTGTCCGTCTCGGGAACGACAGCCACAGACGAATCGGGGACCATCGTCGGCAAAGACGACCCCGCCGCCCAGACGAAGCAAACCCTCGAAAATGTGGGCAAGGCGCTCGAAAAAGCTGGCGCAGGCTTCGAAGATGTGATTCGAACGCGCATCTACGTGACCGACATCGACGACTGGGAGGCGATTGGCCGAGCTCACGGCGAGGTGTTCGGAGAGATTCGCCCGGCGACGAGCATGGTGGAGGTACGCCGACTCATCGACCCGGCGATGCTCGTCGAAATCGAAGCCGAGGCCGTGGTTACAGAGCCACCACTTTGA
- a CDS encoding A/G-specific adenine glycosylase, whose translation MSDVQWSLSEDLPAVQQALVEWYEADHRDFPWRRTDDPYAILVSEVMSQQTQLGRVVEAWEAFLENWPTPQALADADRADVVGFWSEMSLGYNNRAKYLHEAARQVVEEFDGKFPETPDTLQELMGVGPYTANAVASFAFNKGDAVVDTNVKRVTYRAFDLPDDDAVFEEAANRLMPEGDSRVWNNAIMELGGIACGKVPDCDGAQCPWRAWCHAYETGDFTAPDVPTQPKFEGSRRQFRGRVVNVLKEYDSLTLDELGPRVRVDYTPEGDHGREWLAGLLSDLDADELVEFDAATGEASLRR comes from the coding sequence ATGTCTGATGTTCAGTGGTCCCTGTCCGAGGACCTGCCTGCGGTCCAGCAGGCGCTGGTCGAGTGGTACGAGGCGGACCACCGCGACTTCCCGTGGCGGCGGACCGACGACCCCTACGCCATTCTCGTCTCCGAGGTGATGAGCCAGCAGACGCAACTGGGGCGCGTCGTCGAGGCGTGGGAGGCGTTTCTCGAAAACTGGCCGACTCCGCAGGCGCTCGCCGACGCAGACCGCGCCGACGTGGTTGGCTTCTGGAGCGAAATGAGCCTCGGGTACAACAACCGGGCGAAGTACCTCCACGAGGCCGCCCGGCAGGTGGTCGAGGAGTTCGACGGCAAGTTCCCAGAGACTCCCGACACCCTCCAGGAACTGATGGGCGTCGGCCCGTACACCGCCAATGCGGTGGCAAGTTTCGCCTTCAACAAGGGCGACGCCGTGGTCGACACGAACGTAAAGCGCGTCACGTACCGTGCCTTCGACCTACCCGACGACGATGCCGTCTTCGAGGAAGCGGCCAACCGGCTCATGCCCGAGGGCGACTCCCGCGTCTGGAACAACGCCATCATGGAACTCGGCGGGATTGCGTGCGGAAAAGTCCCCGACTGCGACGGGGCGCAGTGCCCGTGGCGAGCGTGGTGTCACGCCTACGAGACGGGCGACTTCACCGCGCCGGACGTGCCAACTCAGCCGAAATTCGAAGGGAGTAGACGACAGTTCCGCGGGCGCGTCGTGAACGTCCTGAAGGAGTACGATTCGCTCACCCTCGACGAACTCGGCCCACGCGTCCGGGTCGATTACACACCCGAGGGTGACCACGGCCGCGAGTGGCTCGCCGGACTCCTCTCCGACCTCGACGCGGACGAACTGGTCGAGTTCGACGCCGCGACGGGCGAGGCGTCCCTGCGTCGCTGA
- a CDS encoding NADPH-dependent FMN reductase, with product MAPTPHVVAVCGSLRDESFTRIALRHALDEAELAGATTELVDPRGLDIPIFDADNREPGDVPELMATLQQADAIILGTPMYHGSYSSPLKTILDYAGFDEFDDKTVGLLAVSGGRFPTTALEHLRSVGRSLGAWVLPHQAAIPGVRNQFYDEEFVDEDMEKRVRTLGRRVVQFWNIEADPDTVESEENVGASD from the coding sequence ATGGCACCTACCCCTCACGTCGTCGCCGTTTGTGGAAGTCTGCGCGACGAGAGTTTCACCAGAATCGCCCTGCGTCACGCACTCGACGAGGCGGAGCTAGCGGGGGCGACGACGGAACTCGTTGACCCTCGCGGGCTCGACATCCCGATTTTCGACGCCGATAACAGGGAACCCGGCGACGTGCCGGAACTCATGGCAACCCTCCAGCAGGCAGATGCCATCATCCTCGGGACGCCTATGTACCACGGGTCGTACTCCTCGCCGCTCAAGACCATCCTCGACTACGCTGGATTCGACGAATTCGACGACAAGACGGTCGGGTTGCTCGCGGTCTCTGGCGGACGTTTCCCGACCACCGCCCTCGAACATCTCCGGAGCGTCGGCCGGTCGCTCGGCGCGTGGGTACTCCCCCACCAGGCCGCGATTCCGGGCGTCCGAAACCAGTTCTACGACGAGGAGTTCGTCGACGAAGACATGGAAAAGCGGGTTCGCACGCTGGGCCGTCGTGTGGTGCAGTTCTGGAACATCGAGGCTGACCCGGACACGGTCGAGAGCGAAGAGAACGTCGGCGCGAGCGACTAG
- a CDS encoding thymidine kinase: protein MHAITNSGWIEVVSGCMFSGKTEELLRRLRRAEIAGQEVAAFKPSIDDRYGTETIGSHDGAKWEALVVDPDDPGPEIFEALNGEQVVGIDEANFFSDELVAVCEDLAADGRRVIASGLDQTFRGDPFDPVPDLIAVAEYVDKVQAICVECGEPATRTQRFIDGVPAHEDDPTILVGAEESYEARCRNCHTLRSD, encoded by the coding sequence ATGCACGCAATCACCAACAGCGGGTGGATCGAGGTGGTCTCCGGCTGTATGTTCTCCGGGAAGACAGAGGAGTTGCTCCGCCGACTCAGGCGCGCTGAAATCGCCGGGCAAGAGGTGGCGGCGTTCAAACCCTCCATCGACGACCGCTACGGAACCGAAACCATCGGCTCGCACGACGGCGCGAAGTGGGAGGCGCTCGTCGTGGACCCTGACGACCCCGGGCCGGAAATCTTCGAGGCACTGAACGGCGAGCAGGTCGTGGGCATCGACGAGGCCAATTTCTTCTCCGACGAACTCGTCGCCGTCTGCGAGGACCTCGCGGCTGACGGTCGCCGGGTCATCGCGAGCGGGCTGGACCAGACCTTCCGAGGCGACCCGTTCGACCCGGTTCCTGACCTCATCGCCGTCGCCGAGTACGTGGACAAGGTTCAGGCCATCTGCGTCGAGTGTGGCGAACCGGCGACCCGCACCCAGCGGTTCATCGACGGCGTTCCAGCCCACGAAGACGACCCGACGATTCTCGTGGGCGCAGAGGAGAGCTACGAGGCGCGCTGTCGCAACTGTCATACCCTTCGCAGCGACTAG